Proteins encoded in a region of the Stieleria neptunia genome:
- a CDS encoding polyhydroxyalkanoate synthesis regulator DNA-binding domain-containing protein has protein sequence MTDQPILIKRYPNRRYYASHTSKYVSLRDIEEMVIDGHTVEIRDSQSGEDMTQAVLIQIIMERHPDKISLFPAEMLHFILRSNDLMSGFFGDYFRHSLTYLDYLRRHNPAATSLAPMQWIKSWLDNVSATNKADPANPPSSESAQLALRVKQLEERIEQLESEDD, from the coding sequence ATGACCGACCAACCGATCTTGATCAAGCGGTATCCCAATCGCCGTTATTATGCCAGTCACACCAGCAAGTACGTGTCACTCAGGGACATCGAAGAGATGGTGATCGACGGCCACACGGTGGAGATCCGTGACAGTCAGTCGGGCGAGGACATGACCCAAGCGGTTTTGATTCAAATCATCATGGAACGGCATCCGGATAAAATTTCGTTGTTTCCCGCCGAGATGTTGCATTTCATTCTTCGGTCCAATGACCTGATGTCGGGCTTCTTCGGCGACTACTTTCGACATTCTCTGACCTATCTCGATTACTTGCGGCGGCACAATCCTGCCGCCACATCTCTGGCTCCCATGCAGTGGATTAAATCCTGGTTGGACAATGTTTCGGCGACCAACAAGGCCGACCCGGCCAACCCTCCGTCGTCCGAGTCCGCTCAACTGGCGCTTCGCGTGAAGCAGCTCGAAGAGCGGATCGAACAGTTGGAATCCGAAGACGACTAG
- a CDS encoding SDR family NAD(P)-dependent oxidoreductase, with protein sequence MFKTDSNVLDVMLQGMRQATEANFKLQQDLLRGWTRYWPGFTARPVAPMVDPESGLANPISAAALRLAKAQRQLAMQRYDGALAAMDSVLGLTEEAEAGSAAPASETPTKTAVPPSGAVQPPNETTNTSEQGQTEMITKAPEPELQAAPELPMGVYKNIREKVAVVTGAASGIGEAVARELAARGAKAVMLVDRSDSVQELAKSINESAGREVAEAKMGDTTDEAFRKRVFNEAAEKYGIVSICVPAAGITRDALAVTINKETGRAQIYPTETFRQVTEVNLIAPIYWGIEMVARIAEDRRQRGLKRWDPDELIQGVVVFLGSVSSQGNKGQISYAVAKAGLEGAAATLTKEAIFHGVRCGIIHPGFTDTPMARALGQDFLDKNVLPYTQLRRLIKPEEIADAICFMISNSAVSGELWADAGWHGPA encoded by the coding sequence ATGTTCAAAACAGACAGCAACGTGCTTGATGTGATGCTCCAAGGCATGCGTCAAGCCACCGAAGCGAACTTCAAACTGCAGCAGGATCTGCTGCGGGGTTGGACGCGTTATTGGCCAGGCTTCACCGCTCGGCCCGTTGCCCCGATGGTGGATCCAGAGAGCGGGCTTGCCAACCCGATCTCCGCAGCCGCCCTGCGTCTGGCCAAAGCCCAACGTCAGTTGGCGATGCAACGCTATGACGGCGCGCTGGCTGCGATGGACTCGGTGCTGGGGCTCACCGAAGAGGCCGAGGCGGGCAGTGCTGCTCCGGCATCGGAAACGCCAACGAAGACTGCAGTGCCACCGTCCGGTGCAGTGCAACCACCAAACGAAACGACCAACACCAGCGAACAGGGACAAACCGAGATGATCACGAAAGCACCCGAACCCGAACTGCAAGCAGCCCCGGAACTGCCGATGGGCGTTTACAAAAACATCCGTGAAAAAGTCGCCGTCGTGACCGGTGCGGCCAGCGGGATCGGTGAAGCGGTGGCGCGGGAATTAGCTGCCCGCGGCGCCAAAGCCGTGATGCTGGTCGACCGCAGCGACAGCGTCCAGGAGTTGGCCAAGTCGATCAACGAGTCGGCCGGCCGTGAAGTGGCCGAAGCGAAGATGGGCGACACGACGGACGAGGCATTCCGCAAACGCGTCTTCAACGAGGCGGCTGAAAAATACGGCATCGTCAGCATCTGTGTTCCGGCAGCCGGGATCACCCGTGATGCGCTCGCCGTGACGATCAACAAAGAGACCGGCCGGGCCCAGATCTATCCGACGGAAACCTTCCGCCAAGTCACCGAGGTGAACTTGATCGCGCCGATCTATTGGGGCATCGAGATGGTGGCCCGGATCGCCGAAGATCGCCGCCAGCGTGGACTGAAGCGTTGGGATCCGGACGAGCTGATCCAAGGCGTTGTCGTCTTCCTGGGTTCGGTGTCGTCGCAAGGGAACAAGGGACAGATCTCTTACGCCGTCGCCAAAGCGGGCTTGGAAGGTGCCGCGGCGACGTTGACCAAAGAAGCGATCTTCCACGGCGTCCGCTGTGGCATCATCCACCCCGGATTCACCGACACTCCGATGGCCCGGGCGTTGGGACAAGATTTCTTGGACAAGAACGTGTTGCCCTACACCCAGCTGCGACGACTGATCAAACCCGAAGAGATTGCCGATGCGATTTGCTTCATGATCTCCAACTCGGCGGTCAGCGGCGAGCTGTGGGCAGACGCCGGATGGCACGGCCCCGCCTAG
- the bktB gene encoding beta-ketothiolase BktB has translation MTREVVVLSGVRTPIGGYGGSLKDTPPCDLAARCVKEAVKRSGVKPNDVGHAVFGNIIHTDAHDHYLARVAAIKGGLPHETPALTLNRLCGSGLQAVITAAHAIMLGDADVTVAGGAENMSRSPYSSAAMRFGARMNDTTLVDMMVGALSDPFDDCHMGVTAENVAKKYGISREDQDALAVESHRRAGAAIDHGYFKAQIVPVDIKVKRDVVPFEVDETVRYGVTTEKLARLPTVFDREGTVTPGNASSINDAAAALVLADAEVAESRGLKPMGKLVDYAYAGVDPKYMGMGPVPAVRKLLEKTGFGLDDIDVFEVNEAFASQALAVCRELELPMDRTNPNGSGISLGHPIGATGAILVIKALYELNRTGKKRALVTMCIGGGQGIAAIFEHI, from the coding sequence ATGACGCGTGAAGTGGTGGTACTCAGTGGCGTGCGGACACCGATCGGAGGATACGGCGGCAGTTTGAAAGACACCCCGCCGTGCGACTTGGCCGCAAGGTGTGTGAAGGAAGCGGTGAAGCGTTCGGGCGTGAAGCCGAACGATGTCGGACATGCGGTGTTTGGAAACATCATCCATACCGATGCCCATGATCATTATCTGGCTCGCGTGGCGGCGATCAAAGGCGGCTTGCCGCATGAGACGCCCGCGCTGACCTTGAATCGGCTGTGCGGCAGCGGATTGCAAGCCGTCATCACGGCGGCCCATGCGATCATGTTGGGAGATGCCGATGTGACGGTTGCCGGCGGTGCCGAGAACATGAGTCGTTCGCCGTACAGCTCTGCCGCGATGCGGTTCGGGGCGCGGATGAACGACACCACGTTGGTCGACATGATGGTCGGTGCGCTCAGCGACCCCTTCGATGACTGTCACATGGGCGTCACGGCGGAAAACGTCGCCAAGAAGTACGGGATCTCGCGTGAAGACCAGGATGCGTTGGCCGTGGAGAGTCACCGCCGGGCGGGGGCTGCGATCGACCACGGGTACTTCAAAGCACAGATTGTCCCGGTCGACATCAAGGTCAAACGCGACGTGGTTCCGTTTGAAGTCGACGAAACGGTGCGTTACGGCGTGACGACCGAAAAGCTGGCGCGGCTGCCCACGGTGTTTGATCGCGAAGGCACGGTGACGCCCGGCAACGCTTCGAGCATCAACGATGCCGCGGCCGCCCTGGTGTTGGCCGACGCGGAAGTCGCCGAGAGCCGCGGGCTCAAACCGATGGGCAAGTTGGTCGATTACGCCTATGCCGGTGTGGATCCCAAGTACATGGGGATGGGGCCGGTCCCGGCGGTTCGCAAGCTGCTCGAAAAGACCGGCTTTGGACTCGACGACATCGACGTCTTTGAAGTCAACGAAGCGTTCGCCTCGCAAGCCTTGGCGGTGTGCCGCGAATTGGAGCTGCCGATGGATCGTACGAATCCCAACGGCAGCGGGATTTCACTCGGCCACCCGATCGGCGCGACCGGTGCGATCCTGGTGATCAAGGCGCTCTACGAACTCAATCGGACTGGCAAGAAACGAGCCCTGGTGACGATGTGCATCGGCGGCGGACAAGGCATTGCGGCCATTTTTGAGCACATCTAA
- a CDS encoding 3-oxoacyl-ACP reductase family protein, which translates to MGRVDGRTALITGGSRGIGRAIALELAREGARVAINFSSNEAKAQEVADEINREGGTCILAQANIGDPKSARAMVQKIADEFTHLDILVNNAGITRDAMLPRMTDEQWMEVIQTNLGGCFFCTSAAIPIMTTQSYGRIVNISSMNGQLPAIGQANYSASKGGIIAFTRTAAAELVHSGITVNTIAPGYTDTDMFEAVPPVIQAKIRGGIPMGRFAHPEEIAKAVTFLVADGDYITGQQINVNGGAFM; encoded by the coding sequence ATGGGAAGGGTCGACGGAAGAACGGCATTGATCACCGGCGGGTCACGTGGGATCGGACGCGCGATCGCGTTGGAACTCGCCCGCGAGGGTGCCAGGGTCGCCATCAATTTCTCCAGCAATGAGGCCAAGGCCCAAGAAGTGGCCGACGAGATCAATCGCGAAGGGGGGACGTGCATTTTGGCGCAGGCCAACATCGGGGACCCCAAATCGGCGCGGGCGATGGTGCAAAAGATCGCCGATGAATTCACCCATCTGGACATTCTGGTCAACAACGCCGGCATCACCCGCGATGCGATGTTGCCCCGCATGACCGACGAGCAATGGATGGAAGTGATTCAAACGAATCTGGGCGGTTGCTTTTTCTGCACCTCGGCCGCGATCCCGATCATGACGACACAAAGTTATGGCCGGATCGTCAACATCAGCTCGATGAACGGTCAGTTGCCGGCGATCGGCCAGGCCAACTATAGCGCCAGTAAGGGTGGCATCATCGCTTTCACCCGCACGGCCGCCGCGGAACTCGTTCACTCGGGCATCACGGTCAACACGATCGCGCCGGGGTACACCGACACGGACATGTTTGAAGCGGTCCCGCCGGTGATTCAAGCCAAGATCCGCGGTGGGATTCCGATGGGACGATTTGCCCATCCCGAAGAGATTGCCAAAGCCGTGACCTTCCTGGTCGCCGACGGCGACTACATCACGGGGCAACAAATCAACGTCAATGGTGGAGCCTTCATGTAA
- a CDS encoding alpha/beta fold hydrolase translates to MTTKESTQAVDAGMPSFSDVCEGWHRAAENLDRFNRMLTTDAKIAQTPKEVVWTLNKAKLYHYIPVVPEQDRKPVPLFMVFAIMNRPHVLDLRPGHSFVEYMLRHGYDLYLMDWGEPGPEDKNMCFDDYTLEYLPRAIRKFKSISGAEEFSMLGWCLGALISTMYAALRPDDGLKNLMLLTAPLDFSDQEAGGFTRWSSNPAFNANTIVEKLGNVPGEMIDSGAKMLKPIENYFGSYSMLWDKIENPGTVEAWHAMNTWVRDIIPMAGGAYKQLINELYKENKLVKGTLQLRGETVDLKKLKANLFNVIAEADHITPPCQSESIMDLVGSEDKELFRVRGGHIGIMAGRGAEKNTWPHMEAWLSERSGG, encoded by the coding sequence ATGACCACGAAAGAATCGACCCAAGCGGTGGACGCCGGCATGCCATCCTTCTCCGACGTTTGCGAAGGCTGGCATCGGGCCGCCGAGAACCTGGACCGGTTCAACCGGATGCTCACCACCGACGCCAAAATCGCCCAAACGCCGAAGGAAGTGGTTTGGACGCTCAACAAGGCCAAACTGTATCACTACATCCCGGTCGTACCCGAACAGGATCGCAAGCCGGTGCCGTTGTTCATGGTGTTCGCCATCATGAACCGGCCGCACGTCTTGGATCTGCGGCCCGGCCACAGTTTCGTCGAGTACATGCTGCGGCACGGTTACGATCTCTATTTGATGGACTGGGGGGAACCCGGTCCCGAAGACAAGAACATGTGCTTCGATGATTACACGCTGGAATACCTGCCGCGTGCGATTCGCAAGTTCAAGAGCATTTCGGGGGCGGAGGAGTTCAGCATGCTGGGCTGGTGCTTGGGCGCCTTGATCAGCACGATGTACGCGGCGCTGCGACCCGATGATGGGCTGAAAAACCTGATGCTGCTGACCGCACCACTGGACTTCAGCGACCAAGAGGCCGGAGGTTTTACCCGTTGGTCCAGCAACCCGGCGTTTAATGCCAACACGATCGTCGAAAAACTAGGCAACGTCCCGGGTGAGATGATCGATTCGGGCGCCAAGATGCTCAAGCCGATCGAAAACTACTTCGGCAGCTACAGCATGTTGTGGGACAAGATCGAAAACCCCGGAACCGTGGAAGCCTGGCACGCCATGAACACCTGGGTCCGCGACATCATCCCGATGGCCGGTGGCGCGTACAAGCAGTTGATCAATGAGCTTTACAAAGAAAACAAGCTGGTCAAAGGAACGCTGCAACTGCGCGGCGAAACGGTCGACTTGAAAAAACTGAAAGCCAATTTGTTCAACGTGATTGCCGAAGCCGATCACATCACACCCCCGTGCCAGTCCGAGTCGATCATGGACTTGGTGGGCAGCGAAGACAAGGAACTGTTTCGAGTGCGAGGTGGGCACATCGGCATCATGGCCGGACGCGGCGCCGAGAAAAACACCTGGCCGCACATGGAAGCCTGGCTGTCGGAAAGGTCGGGTGGCTGA
- a CDS encoding AarF/UbiB family protein produces the protein MIPRWEFLLDEASFRSILPPEHAQFSRPIREGLSLFLGGLPPEQQIAIVRAQAQLPPSASFSQRLGVLARSSPVLHKVGQILARDKRLPLELRGYLSELESLPPVVSQPVLEQAITQELGPLDRLGITLGPAIAEASVAVVVPFDCDRPLDGTTTTAGVFKILKPGIEQQLDHELRLLTQVGEQLDRRCEALQIPELDYEDAFSQTHVKLLDEVQLENEQRHLVEAKAFFADEPRVQIPELLEHCTKRVTAMERLSGGKVTDHGLFGGREKRELAALIGEALIAAPVFSKRDAPIFHGDPHAGNLFLTDDGRLGILDWSLVGRLGTDVRRMIVQISLAAVTLDARGVALRMAELAGPQTPDETALKAVAEKWVACVRRGRFPGLSWLVAMLDEAVQQARLRVPEDLMLLRKSLLALEGVVMDVGDRTGLIDRTLNMEFMRHFAVELPQRWFHPPFSNRFATQLSNFDITQALLGAPTALASFLTGHALDAIESCQGKASNTMNVSH, from the coding sequence ATGATCCCCCGTTGGGAATTCCTGCTCGATGAAGCCTCGTTCCGGTCGATCCTGCCTCCCGAACACGCGCAATTTTCGCGTCCGATTCGGGAGGGGTTGAGTCTGTTCCTGGGCGGTCTGCCGCCGGAGCAACAGATTGCGATTGTGCGGGCTCAAGCCCAATTGCCACCGTCGGCGTCGTTTTCACAGCGGCTGGGGGTTCTCGCCCGCAGTTCGCCGGTGTTGCACAAGGTCGGCCAGATTCTGGCGCGTGACAAACGTCTGCCGCTGGAATTGCGTGGCTATTTGAGCGAGTTGGAAAGTCTACCGCCGGTGGTTTCGCAACCGGTGCTCGAGCAGGCGATCACCCAAGAACTCGGGCCGCTGGACCGTCTGGGCATCACGCTCGGACCGGCGATTGCCGAAGCCAGCGTCGCGGTGGTCGTCCCGTTTGATTGCGATCGGCCGCTTGACGGCACGACGACGACCGCGGGCGTGTTCAAGATTCTCAAACCCGGTATCGAACAACAACTCGATCACGAACTGCGTCTGCTCACACAGGTCGGCGAACAATTGGATCGCCGTTGCGAAGCGTTGCAGATCCCCGAGCTCGACTATGAAGACGCCTTCAGTCAGACGCACGTCAAACTGCTGGACGAAGTGCAGTTGGAAAACGAACAGCGGCATCTGGTGGAAGCCAAGGCGTTTTTTGCCGATGAACCACGGGTCCAGATCCCCGAACTGCTGGAGCACTGCACCAAACGCGTGACCGCAATGGAACGTCTCAGCGGCGGCAAGGTCACTGACCACGGACTGTTCGGCGGGCGTGAAAAACGGGAGCTTGCCGCGTTGATCGGCGAAGCGTTGATCGCGGCGCCGGTGTTTTCCAAACGCGATGCCCCGATCTTTCACGGCGATCCACATGCCGGCAATCTGTTTCTGACCGACGACGGTCGCCTGGGAATCCTGGATTGGAGTCTGGTCGGACGATTGGGGACCGACGTCAGGCGAATGATCGTGCAAATCTCACTGGCCGCGGTGACACTCGATGCACGCGGCGTCGCCCTGCGGATGGCGGAACTGGCGGGGCCGCAAACGCCCGATGAAACCGCACTGAAGGCAGTCGCCGAAAAATGGGTCGCGTGCGTTCGTCGCGGTCGATTCCCCGGATTGAGTTGGCTGGTCGCGATGCTGGACGAGGCGGTCCAGCAGGCCAGATTGCGAGTGCCCGAGGATTTGATGCTGCTGCGCAAATCGCTGTTGGCACTCGAGGGAGTCGTGATGGACGTCGGCGATCGGACGGGATTGATCGATCGGACACTGAACATGGAATTCATGCGACACTTCGCGGTGGAACTGCCCCAGCGTTGGTTCCACCCACCGTTCTCCAATCGCTTTGCCACACAGCTTTCGAATTTCGATATAACCCAAGCCCTGCTCGGCGCCCCCACCGCGTTGGCAAGTTTCCTGACCGGTCACGCCTTGGACGCGATCGAAAGTTGCCAAGGCAAGGCATCCAACACGATGAATGTTTCCCATTAA
- the mce gene encoding methylmalonyl-CoA epimerase, whose amino-acid sequence MAVKSLNHIGIAVQSIDAHKTFYEGALGLEFEGLEDVPSQKVRVAFFRAGDVRLELLEPTSEDSTVAKFIEKRGEGLHHLAYTVEDIQARIAELQESGLRMIDEKPRGGSHQMQIAFLHPKSSGGVLTELCEPAGGS is encoded by the coding sequence ATGGCGGTCAAGTCTTTGAATCACATCGGCATCGCGGTGCAGTCGATCGATGCCCACAAAACCTTTTACGAAGGGGCGCTAGGATTGGAATTCGAAGGGTTGGAAGATGTGCCCAGCCAAAAGGTGCGTGTCGCATTTTTCCGCGCCGGCGACGTTCGACTCGAATTGCTGGAACCGACGTCCGAGGACAGCACGGTCGCCAAGTTCATCGAAAAACGCGGCGAAGGCTTGCACCATTTGGCCTACACCGTCGAAGACATCCAGGCCCGTATCGCTGAATTGCAAGAATCGGGTTTGCGGATGATCGATGAAAAACCGCGTGGGGGTTCGCATCAGATGCAGATCGCGTTCCTGCACCCCAAAAGTTCCGGCGGTGTGCTGACCGAACTTTGTGAACCGGCTGGTGGAAGTTAG
- a CDS encoding methylmalonyl-CoA mutase family protein: protein MTVTFPREFSIQDDFPAVDYDQWRALVDKALAGAPFEKKLVLKTYDGLGIQPIYSRRDDSGRDDPMGFPGLATRVRGGRPLGSVQFGWDLRQEFTAPCPAACNQAILADLGGGVTSIQIRLDQAARQGLDPDDTASGGCVGRDGVMVYGVDDWEKLLGDVQLEMITVALDAGAAYFPAATTLMATWKRRGVSPETARAAFNADPLGELARQGSLPSDPQSALSQLSDLARWTSQHYPRVTAVGVDSSPYHDGGASAAQDIALSLATGVEYLRAMTDAGMDVEAAAKQILFRFSLGTEHFQAIAKLRAARWLWSRVLESCDVPEASRSMQIHARTGNRVLTKHDPYVNLLRNSVAVFAAGIGGADAITSVSFDVMAGLPSDFSRRVARNSALVLQEESHLHRVIDPAGGSWFLDQLTEDVAGKAWEIFQETERQGGMLSALTSGWVAKEIAATAAARAKDVATRKRGITGVSEFANVAEEPVVRDAPDLDSLAGEAADRIRDARPAAHQSLSLDAAEDRVAAAVAAASDGATLGQIAAAIGLGRGQSPSITAIEPHRLAEPFDQLRDACDAWQDAHGKRPSVFLANLGPVSHYSGRATWSSNFFAAGGFEVLDSGGFADADAAATAFGQSGASIAVICSSDKLYADVVPAAAAKLKQAGAGSVVLAGNPGDHEQAWRAAGVDRFIFMRCDVLETLRSLLTQVGVIEEGEPVR from the coding sequence ATGACGGTTACGTTTCCCCGTGAATTTAGTATTCAAGATGATTTCCCTGCGGTCGACTACGATCAATGGCGGGCGCTGGTCGACAAGGCGCTGGCCGGCGCGCCGTTTGAAAAGAAGCTTGTCTTAAAGACCTATGACGGGCTGGGCATTCAACCGATCTACAGTCGCCGCGATGACAGTGGCCGAGACGACCCGATGGGTTTCCCGGGTTTGGCGACCCGGGTTCGCGGGGGACGTCCGCTGGGATCGGTCCAATTCGGCTGGGATCTGCGTCAGGAATTCACCGCCCCCTGCCCGGCCGCCTGCAACCAGGCGATCCTGGCGGACCTCGGCGGCGGTGTGACGTCGATCCAGATCCGGCTGGACCAAGCCGCCCGCCAGGGGCTCGATCCCGATGACACGGCGAGCGGCGGTTGCGTCGGTCGCGATGGCGTGATGGTCTACGGCGTGGACGACTGGGAGAAACTGCTCGGTGACGTTCAACTGGAAATGATCACGGTGGCGTTGGACGCCGGCGCGGCATACTTTCCGGCCGCGACGACCCTGATGGCCACTTGGAAGCGGCGCGGCGTCTCGCCGGAAACCGCGCGGGCGGCGTTCAATGCCGATCCGCTAGGCGAACTTGCCCGCCAGGGATCATTGCCGTCGGATCCCCAGTCGGCGCTGTCCCAGTTGTCGGATTTGGCCCGTTGGACGTCCCAGCATTACCCACGCGTCACTGCGGTCGGCGTGGATAGTTCGCCGTACCATGACGGCGGCGCGAGCGCCGCCCAGGACATCGCGCTGAGTTTGGCGACGGGTGTGGAATACTTGCGGGCGATGACCGACGCCGGGATGGACGTGGAAGCGGCGGCCAAGCAGATTCTGTTCCGATTCAGCCTTGGCACCGAGCACTTTCAAGCGATCGCAAAACTGCGGGCCGCGCGATGGCTGTGGTCTCGCGTGCTGGAATCGTGCGACGTGCCGGAAGCCTCTCGGTCGATGCAAATTCATGCCCGAACCGGCAACCGCGTGCTGACCAAACATGATCCCTACGTCAATCTGTTGCGCAACTCGGTGGCGGTGTTCGCCGCGGGCATCGGTGGTGCGGATGCGATCACGTCGGTCTCGTTCGATGTGATGGCCGGATTGCCCAGCGACTTCAGTCGCCGCGTCGCACGCAACAGCGCGTTGGTGTTGCAAGAGGAATCGCACCTGCATCGCGTCATCGACCCGGCCGGCGGCAGTTGGTTTTTGGATCAGCTGACCGAAGACGTGGCCGGCAAGGCGTGGGAGATTTTCCAGGAAACCGAACGCCAGGGTGGCATGCTGTCGGCGTTGACCAGCGGTTGGGTGGCGAAAGAAATTGCGGCCACCGCCGCGGCCCGGGCCAAGGATGTGGCCACTCGCAAACGCGGGATCACGGGCGTCAGCGAATTCGCCAACGTCGCCGAAGAGCCCGTCGTTCGCGATGCACCGGACCTGGATTCCCTTGCCGGGGAGGCCGCCGATCGGATTCGCGATGCTCGACCGGCCGCCCATCAAAGCCTATCGCTTGATGCGGCGGAGGACCGTGTTGCCGCGGCGGTTGCGGCGGCATCCGATGGAGCGACGTTGGGGCAGATCGCCGCCGCGATTGGACTGGGACGCGGCCAGAGTCCATCGATCACAGCGATTGAGCCGCACCGCCTGGCGGAACCGTTTGATCAATTGCGTGACGCCTGCGATGCCTGGCAAGACGCCCATGGCAAACGGCCAAGCGTGTTCTTGGCCAACCTCGGTCCCGTGTCCCACTACAGCGGCCGGGCCACCTGGTCGAGTAATTTCTTTGCCGCGGGCGGTTTCGAAGTGCTCGACAGCGGAGGCTTTGCGGACGCGGACGCTGCCGCGACGGCGTTTGGCCAATCCGGCGCGTCGATCGCCGTGATCTGTTCCTCGGACAAACTTTACGCCGACGTGGTTCCCGCGGCGGCGGCCAAACTGAAACAAGCGGGGGCCGGCTCGGTCGTGCTGGCGGGAAACCCGGGTGACCATGAACAAGCATGGCGAGCAGCGGGCGTCGACCGCTTTATCTTCATGCGTTGTGATGTGCTCGAGACGCTGCGCAGTCTGTTGACACAAGTCGGTGTGATTGAAGAAGGAGAGCCGGTACGATGA